One genomic region from bacterium encodes:
- a CDS encoding zf-HC2 domain-containing protein: MICKELAYMLADYCNGSMDPRLREELDEHLSRCEPCLAFTKTFLATCQEARKLREAIEYSIPHDVQERLETFVRAAALKYPEKVKEYRDQVERDRREKVAELARAATSGRLSSPAALLMESHCAACPACREFFDALRKTGALQPGDPPAGIRSHMIALMQTLPPGEEFFLA; the protein is encoded by the coding sequence ATGATCTGCAAGGAGCTGGCATACATGCTCGCGGACTACTGCAACGGGTCGATGGATCCCCGGCTGCGGGAGGAGCTCGATGAACACCTATCACGGTGCGAGCCGTGCCTGGCGTTCACGAAGACGTTCCTGGCCACCTGCCAGGAGGCACGGAAGCTTCGGGAGGCCATCGAGTACTCGATCCCGCACGATGTCCAGGAGCGGCTGGAGACCTTCGTCCGGGCCGCCGCGCTCAAATACCCGGAGAAGGTGAAGGAGTACCGGGATCAGGTCGAGCGGGACCGGCGGGAAAAGGTCGCGGAGCTTGCCAGGGCCGCGACCTCCGGCCGGCTCTCCTCCCCGGCGGCGCTCCTCATGGAGAGCCACTGCGCCGCCTGCCCGGCGTGCAGGGAGTTTTTCGACGCGTTGCGGAAAACCGGCGCCCTCCAGCCCGGCGATCCTCCCGCGGGCATCCGGTCCCACATGATCGCGCTGATGCAGACGCTACCCCCCGGTGAAGAGTTTTTCCTGGCGTAG
- a CDS encoding VWA domain-containing protein encodes MRSFPFSALVGQELLKKGLLVNAVDPSIGGVLLRGEKGTGKTTAVRSFAAVLPPKEVVSGCRFGCVLGTLLCDECRAREASGEALRYESRPVEVVDLALNASEDRVVGSLDLEAALREGSRKFEMGVLGKANGNILYIDEVNLLDDHVVDVLLDVAVSGVNVVMREGVSYRHPSRFLLVGTMNPEEGELRPQLLDRFGLCVEISGERDVGFRKSIVERVLLFEGEDAGFQEKWNHRDEELRIVVRDARARLGRVYVADPLLKMVSEVNVTLGIAGHRGDLAVLKTARALAALREGVELSAADLRDAIRLALPHRVPRSGVNAVQAYHVERLLSWAFPGEDAEEEDRGPVVPLPGTTHGMKRGGVIFRAPTDTPEERERQAIERATAARHRYEAAEASSGRPGPVTCGDPECDYCQGYVEDRIITPSDPYEVRKIVAPKGRKISDAVGKRSKSRTKSARGRYVRSGPWEKGRDIAIDATLFAAAAGGHVDRKTHRVRIGLSDLRGKQRERKVGNLVLLVMDASGSMETQQRMVATKGAVLSLLRDSYVKRDRVGLIAFRDTVGEVVVPPTGSASQAAMQLTWLASGGATPLSIGLFAAVKTLEMEKVREPGRKAILALITDGRANVAYFGGEPLEEAVKIAKTIRKMGVTSLVIDADRMVAGPAALRTAMEATQKSARTRGIFSDGPARSVADAMGAKYYSLAEMSRAAILKAIRSRMAL; translated from the coding sequence ATGCGTTCGTTTCCATTCAGCGCGCTGGTTGGCCAGGAGCTTCTGAAGAAGGGGCTGCTGGTGAACGCGGTGGACCCGTCGATCGGCGGGGTGCTGCTGCGCGGGGAGAAGGGGACGGGGAAGACGACGGCGGTGCGTTCGTTCGCGGCGGTCCTGCCCCCGAAGGAAGTGGTTTCGGGGTGCCGATTCGGCTGCGTCCTGGGGACGTTGCTGTGCGACGAGTGCCGGGCGCGCGAGGCGTCCGGGGAGGCTCTGCGGTACGAGTCCCGGCCCGTGGAGGTGGTGGACCTGGCGCTGAACGCGTCGGAGGACCGTGTCGTGGGGAGCCTGGACCTGGAGGCGGCGCTTCGTGAGGGGAGCCGGAAGTTCGAGATGGGGGTCCTGGGGAAGGCGAACGGGAACATCCTGTACATCGATGAAGTGAACCTCCTGGACGACCACGTGGTGGACGTCCTTCTGGATGTGGCGGTGTCGGGCGTGAACGTGGTGATGCGGGAGGGGGTGAGCTACCGTCACCCGTCGCGGTTCCTTCTGGTGGGGACGATGAACCCGGAGGAGGGGGAACTGCGTCCCCAGCTTCTGGACCGGTTCGGGCTGTGCGTGGAGATCTCGGGGGAGCGGGACGTCGGGTTCCGGAAGTCGATCGTGGAGCGGGTGCTGCTGTTCGAGGGAGAGGACGCGGGGTTCCAGGAGAAGTGGAACCACAGGGACGAGGAGCTGCGAATCGTGGTTCGTGACGCACGCGCCCGCCTGGGGCGAGTGTACGTCGCCGATCCTCTGTTGAAGATGGTTTCGGAGGTGAACGTCACCCTGGGGATTGCGGGGCACCGGGGGGACCTGGCGGTCCTGAAGACCGCCCGGGCGCTGGCGGCGCTGCGCGAAGGGGTGGAGCTTTCCGCCGCGGATCTGCGCGATGCGATCCGCCTGGCTCTCCCGCACAGGGTGCCGCGGTCCGGCGTGAACGCGGTGCAGGCGTACCACGTGGAACGGCTCCTGTCGTGGGCCTTCCCCGGCGAGGATGCCGAGGAGGAGGATCGCGGGCCGGTGGTTCCCCTGCCCGGGACGACCCACGGGATGAAGCGCGGCGGCGTGATCTTCCGGGCTCCCACGGATACGCCGGAAGAGCGGGAGCGCCAGGCGATCGAGCGGGCTACGGCTGCGCGCCACCGGTACGAGGCGGCGGAGGCGTCTTCGGGACGCCCGGGGCCGGTGACGTGCGGCGACCCGGAGTGCGACTACTGCCAGGGATACGTCGAGGACAGGATCATCACCCCGTCCGACCCGTACGAGGTGCGCAAGATCGTCGCCCCGAAGGGGCGCAAGATTTCCGACGCGGTCGGGAAGCGGAGCAAGTCGCGCACGAAGAGCGCCCGCGGCCGGTACGTCCGCAGCGGCCCGTGGGAAAAGGGAAGGGACATCGCCATCGACGCGACGCTGTTCGCCGCCGCGGCGGGGGGGCACGTGGACCGGAAGACGCATCGGGTCCGGATCGGGCTGTCCGACCTGCGGGGGAAGCAGCGGGAGCGGAAGGTGGGGAACCTCGTCCTCTTGGTGATGGACGCCTCCGGTTCGATGGAGACGCAGCAGCGGATGGTGGCGACCAAGGGGGCGGTCCTCTCCCTGCTCCGGGACAGTTACGTGAAGCGCGACCGGGTCGGATTGATCGCCTTCCGGGACACGGTGGGGGAAGTGGTCGTGCCGCCGACGGGAAGCGCGTCGCAAGCCGCGATGCAGCTCACCTGGCTCGCCTCGGGGGGGGCCACGCCGCTCTCCATCGGGCTGTTCGCCGCGGTGAAGACGCTGGAGATGGAGAAGGTGCGCGAACCGGGGCGGAAAGCGATCCTGGCGCTGATCACCGACGGACGCGCGAACGTGGCATATTTCGGCGGCGAGCCGCTGGAGGAGGCGGTGAAAATCGCGAAGACGATCCGGAAGATGGGGGTCACCTCGCTCGTCATCGACGCCGACCGGATGGTGGCGGGGCCCGCGGCGCTACGGACCGCCATGGAGGCGACGCAGAAATCGGCCAGGACGCGCGGGATCTTCTCCGACGGACCGGCGCGTTCGGTGGCCGACGCGATGGGCGCGAAATACTACTCGCTGGCGGAGATGAGCCGGGCGGCGATCCTCAAGGCGATCCGCAGCCGGATGGCGCTGTGA
- the tsaA gene encoding tRNA (N6-threonylcarbamoyladenosine(37)-N6)-methyltransferase TrmO: MEEYIVRPIGVVRSVLKDPAEAPKQGALTGQEAEIVVDPLFLPALEGLDRGRAKILVICWMHRADRGRLKVHPRDQEHLPERGVFSTRSPHRPNPLSLHTVTLLSIAGNVLRVRGMDAIDGTPVTDIKPHSPELDG, from the coding sequence ATGGAGGAATACATCGTTCGGCCGATCGGGGTCGTTCGATCGGTCCTGAAGGATCCGGCGGAGGCGCCGAAGCAGGGGGCGCTGACCGGCCAGGAGGCGGAGATCGTCGTCGACCCTTTGTTCCTCCCGGCGCTGGAAGGGCTCGACCGCGGGAGAGCGAAGATCCTCGTGATCTGCTGGATGCATCGCGCCGACCGGGGCCGCCTGAAGGTCCATCCCAGGGACCAGGAGCACCTGCCGGAGCGCGGCGTCTTCTCGACCCGCTCGCCCCACCGCCCCAACCCGCTCTCGCTCCACACCGTCACGCTGCTTTCGATCGCGGGGAACGTGCTTCGGGTCCGGGGAATGGATGCGATCGACGGTACCCCGGTCACCGACATCAAGCCCCATTCGCCGGAACTGGACGGCTGA
- a CDS encoding RNA methyltransferase: MPTHRFFATTFKGLEDVLAGEIAALGGEDISAGAGSVAFSGDMALCYRANLGLRSANRVVLLLSEFHTPTPAALYEGASAIPWAELFSPDRTIAVDATVRDSGITHSHFAAQKTKDAIVDRFRETAGRRPDVDAKSPEVRIVVRIVRDECAVSLDTSGESLNRRGYRTSPSEASLKETLAAGLLLLTGWQGGEPLIDPACGAGTIPIEAALIAGNVAPGSLGRDFGFQRLHGFDRKRWQALLSEAREAARHPVPVRIEGSDISPAAVAGAMKNAAAAKVVERVLFNARSVRNFDPGEGPGTILCNPPYGVRLPGGEEVEAFYREMGEALKKRCRGWTAYLLSGNSSATRFLGLKTSRKFPVMNGPIDCRLLKYVLY; the protein is encoded by the coding sequence ATGCCGACGCACCGGTTTTTCGCGACGACGTTCAAGGGGCTGGAAGACGTGTTGGCGGGGGAGATCGCGGCCCTGGGCGGAGAGGATATCTCGGCGGGGGCCGGATCCGTCGCCTTCTCCGGCGACATGGCGCTCTGCTACCGCGCCAACCTCGGACTCCGGTCGGCGAACCGGGTCGTCCTGCTCCTGTCTGAGTTCCACACGCCGACTCCCGCGGCCCTCTACGAGGGGGCGAGCGCGATCCCCTGGGCGGAGCTGTTCTCGCCGGACCGTACGATCGCTGTCGACGCCACCGTGCGCGATTCCGGGATCACCCACTCCCATTTCGCGGCCCAGAAGACGAAGGACGCGATCGTCGACCGGTTCCGGGAGACGGCCGGGAGGCGGCCGGACGTGGACGCGAAGTCGCCGGAGGTGCGGATCGTCGTCCGGATCGTGCGGGACGAGTGCGCCGTGTCGCTCGATACCTCGGGAGAGAGCCTGAACCGGCGCGGGTACCGGACGAGCCCGTCGGAGGCGTCGCTCAAGGAGACGCTGGCCGCAGGGTTGCTTCTGCTCACCGGGTGGCAGGGAGGCGAGCCGCTGATCGACCCGGCGTGCGGCGCCGGGACGATCCCGATCGAGGCGGCGCTGATCGCGGGGAACGTCGCGCCGGGGTCCCTCGGGCGCGACTTCGGTTTCCAGCGCCTCCACGGGTTCGACCGGAAGCGGTGGCAGGCGCTGCTCTCGGAGGCGCGGGAGGCGGCGCGCCATCCGGTCCCGGTGCGGATCGAGGGAAGCGACATCTCTCCGGCTGCGGTGGCCGGGGCGATGAAAAACGCCGCTGCCGCTAAAGTAGTCGAACGGGTTCTATTTAACGCAAGGTCGGTCCGAAATTTCGATCCCGGGGAGGGGCCGGGGACGATCCTGTGCAACCCCCCGTACGGCGTCCGTCTCCCCGGCGGCGAGGAGGTCGAGGCGTTCTACCGGGAGATGGGGGAGGCGCTCAAAAAACGGTGCCGGGGGTGGACGGCGTACCTCCTCTCCGGCAATTCCTCCGCCACCCGCTTCCTCGGCCTGAAGACGTCGCGGAAGTTCCCCGTCATGAACGGCCCGATCGACTGCCGCCTGCTGAAGTACGTACTGTACTGA
- a CDS encoding PAS domain S-box protein, translated as MKKESEFLSLIFDNIRENIVVVDAENYEILHANRSFLESYGISLEESPKKRCHEVTHKFDKPCHESGEECPVRLAADTGRASKCVHVHKSRDGESRVIRLAAYPIRESDGTVRRIVEISEDITEQARLQEEIKKKSEFLDNILKNSPDGIIGNDPEGNIFLFNEASERLFGYTAAQVIGKIPVSALHPPGSAREVREFIFAEGFGGRGRLHDFETNLVTSSGELVPIRLSCGLLHEGGREIGTIGFFQDISGRLALQNHLAESEAKFRTLFESAGDAILSIDEDGLILMANRAAKDVFEYPGQEITGLDVRRLLGSGREGTWEVLAGYAARSESGKYVDLSAVSRSGKKIPFHISVSESASGGKRFYTAFLRDVSQIKAYEEDLRVLANTDSLTRLYNRRQLYPMMLKDLDRAVRKKVPFSVLLFDIDHFKKLNDTYGHAGGDLLLVNLADKMRSGLRQMDSGFRFGGEEFVVLLPETTGEAAMVPAERFRQRIADNRFSMPPEGRPVSFTVSVGIAAYRDGDTIDDMIRHADLAMYAAKSGGRNRVVNFDHLAKPETP; from the coding sequence ATGAAGAAAGAATCCGAGTTTCTATCGCTGATTTTCGACAACATCCGGGAAAACATCGTTGTCGTCGATGCCGAAAATTACGAGATTCTCCACGCGAACCGGTCTTTTCTCGAGTCGTATGGCATTTCCCTGGAAGAAAGTCCGAAAAAACGTTGCCACGAGGTGACGCACAAGTTCGATAAACCGTGCCACGAGTCCGGGGAGGAGTGCCCGGTCCGCCTGGCGGCGGATACCGGTCGAGCCTCCAAGTGCGTACACGTCCACAAGAGTCGGGACGGGGAATCCCGGGTTATCCGGCTTGCGGCGTATCCGATCCGGGAGTCCGACGGGACGGTCCGCCGCATCGTGGAAATATCCGAGGACATCACCGAACAGGCGAGGTTGCAGGAAGAGATAAAGAAGAAGTCGGAATTTCTCGACAACATCCTGAAGAACTCCCCGGACGGGATCATCGGGAACGACCCCGAGGGGAACATCTTCCTGTTCAATGAGGCCTCGGAGAGGCTTTTCGGGTACACGGCCGCCCAGGTGATCGGGAAAATTCCCGTATCTGCGCTCCACCCCCCGGGCAGCGCGAGGGAAGTCAGGGAGTTCATCTTTGCCGAGGGGTTCGGCGGCCGCGGCAGGCTCCACGATTTCGAGACGAATCTCGTGACAAGCTCGGGAGAGTTGGTTCCCATCCGGCTTTCCTGCGGCTTGCTCCATGAAGGCGGCCGGGAGATCGGGACGATCGGATTCTTCCAGGACATTTCCGGGCGGTTGGCGCTGCAGAACCACCTGGCGGAGTCGGAAGCGAAATTCCGGACCCTGTTCGAGTCGGCCGGTGACGCGATTCTCAGCATCGACGAAGATGGGCTCATTCTCATGGCGAACCGTGCGGCCAAGGATGTATTCGAGTATCCGGGCCAGGAAATTACCGGGTTGGACGTCCGCCGGCTGCTTGGATCGGGGCGGGAAGGCACGTGGGAGGTTCTCGCCGGGTACGCCGCGCGCTCGGAGTCGGGAAAGTACGTGGATTTGTCCGCCGTGTCGAGATCCGGCAAGAAGATCCCCTTCCACATCTCCGTTTCCGAAAGCGCCAGCGGCGGGAAACGATTCTATACCGCCTTCCTGCGGGATGTGTCGCAGATCAAGGCGTACGAGGAGGATCTGCGGGTTCTTGCGAACACCGACAGCCTGACCCGCCTCTACAACCGGCGGCAGCTCTATCCGATGATGCTGAAGGATCTGGACCGCGCGGTCAGGAAAAAGGTCCCGTTCTCGGTTCTGCTGTTCGACATCGACCACTTCAAGAAGCTAAACGACACGTACGGACACGCGGGGGGAGACCTGTTGCTGGTGAATCTTGCCGACAAGATGAGGTCGGGGCTCCGGCAGATGGATTCCGGCTTCCGGTTCGGCGGGGAGGAGTTCGTCGTTCTCCTCCCGGAAACCACGGGAGAGGCGGCGATGGTTCCCGCCGAGCGGTTCCGTCAACGCATTGCCGACAACCGGTTTTCCATGCCCCCGGAAGGCCGTCCGGTGTCGTTCACCGTCTCCGTGGGGATCGCCGCATACCGGGACGGAGACACGATCGACGATATGATCCGGCATGCGGATCTCGCGATGTACGCCGCAAAAAGCGGAGGAAGAAACCGGGTGGTCAACTTCGACCATCTGGCAAAGCCGGAAACGCCGTAA
- a CDS encoding AAA family ATPase, with protein sequence MKRHFPFSALVGQKLLKKGLMVNAVDPSIGGVLLRGEKGTGKTTAVRSFAAVLPPKEVVSGCRFGCVLGTLLCDECRAREASGEALRYESRPVEVVDLALNASEDRVVGSLDLEAALREGSRKFEMGVLGKANGNILYIDEVNLLDDHVVDVLLDVAVSGVNVVMREGVSYRHPSRFLLVGTMNPEEGELRPQLLDRFGLCVEISGERDVGFRKSIVERVLLFEGEDAGFQEKWNRRDEELQARLVAAREALPRIEVSGEILESIVAVVAELGVAGHRGDITVLKASRALAAIKGIPSPDEECLSDAFRLALPHRLKEDPFEETASGRKRLDAVLARFG encoded by the coding sequence ATGAAGCGGCATTTTCCATTCAGCGCGCTGGTTGGCCAGAAGCTTCTGAAGAAGGGCCTCATGGTGAACGCGGTGGACCCGTCGATCGGCGGGGTGCTGCTGCGCGGGGAGAAGGGGACGGGGAAGACGACGGCGGTGCGTTCGTTCGCGGCGGTCCTGCCCCCGAAGGAGGTGGTTTCGGGGTGCCGATTCGGCTGCGTCCTGGGGACGTTGCTGTGCGACGAGTGCCGGGCGCGCGAGGCGTCCGGGGAGGCTCTGCGGTACGAGTCCCGGCCCGTGGAGGTGGTGGACCTGGCGCTGAACGCGTCGGAGGACCGTGTCGTGGGGAGCCTGGACCTGGAGGCGGCGCTTCGTGAGGGGAGCCGGAAGTTCGAGATGGGGGTCCTGGGGAAGGCGAACGGGAACATCCTGTACATCGATGAAGTGAACCTCCTGGACGACCACGTGGTGGACGTCCTTCTGGATGTGGCGGTGTCGGGCGTGAACGTGGTGATGCGGGAGGGGGTGAGCTACCGTCACCCGTCGCGGTTCCTTCTGGTGGGGACGATGAACCCGGAGGAGGGGGAACTGCGTCCCCAGCTTCTGGACCGGTTCGGGCTGTGCGTGGAGATCTCGGGGGAGCGGGACGTCGGGTTCCGGAAGTCGATCGTGGAGCGGGTGCTGCTGTTCGAGGGAGAGGACGCGGGGTTCCAGGAGAAGTGGAACCGCAGGGACGAGGAGCTGCAGGCGCGGCTGGTGGCGGCCCGGGAGGCCCTCCCCCGCATCGAGGTTTCCGGGGAGATCCTGGAATCGATCGTCGCCGTGGTCGCGGAGCTGGGCGTGGCCGGGCATCGCGGGGACATCACGGTGCTCAAGGCGTCCAGGGCGCTGGCGGCGATCAAGGGGATCCCGTCGCCCGACGAGGAGTGCCTCTCCGACGCCTTCCGCCTCGCGTTGCCGCATCGGTTGAAGGAAGATCCGTTCGAGGAGACGGCCTCCGGGCGAAAGCGTCTCGACGCGGTGCTGGCCCGGTTCGGGTAA